A stretch of the Clostridiales bacterium genome encodes the following:
- a CDS encoding sugar transferase → MIILKIIFWIVAIAAVVGAIAAVLDIAKNKLNGIYARCIKRFLDSFLSTGAIIILSPLFLILTAVGAYKMKGNPFFTQARPGWHEKIFKLIKFRTMSNEKDKEGNLLPDEVRLNKYGRFLRSTSLDELPELFNILVGHMSIIGPRPLLIEYLPWYTDKEHRRHDVRPGLTGWAQVNGRNNLDWDHRFETDVFYVDHISFLFDLKIFFLTIKKVLVHEDVVENTRAVEPNFAEQRREQAEQAQRGNK, encoded by the coding sequence ATGATAATACTAAAGATTATATTCTGGATTGTGGCTATTGCAGCGGTAGTCGGTGCGATAGCCGCAGTGCTAGATATTGCTAAGAATAAATTGAATGGCATTTATGCGCGTTGTATCAAGCGTTTTCTAGATTCCTTCCTGTCAACAGGGGCGATAATTATTCTTTCTCCCCTTTTTCTTATCTTGACGGCTGTTGGTGCTTATAAGATGAAAGGTAATCCCTTCTTCACACAGGCGCGTCCAGGCTGGCATGAGAAGATATTTAAACTCATTAAGTTTAGAACAATGAGCAATGAGAAGGATAAAGAAGGGAACTTGTTGCCTGATGAGGTACGATTAAATAAGTACGGCAGGTTCCTCCGTTCAACATCGTTAGATGAGCTTCCTGAGCTTTTCAATATCCTTGTCGGACACATGAGTATAATTGGGCCAAGACCCCTGCTTATTGAGTATTTACCTTGGTATACAGATAAGGAACACAGACGTCATGACGTAAGGCCTGGGCTTACAGGTTGGGCACAGGTGAACGGCAGAAATAATCTCGATTGGGATCATCGATTTGAAACAGACGTATTTTACGTTGATCATATTTCATTCTTATTTGATCTTAAAATATTCTTCCTAACGATTAAAAAAGTATTAGTTCACGAAGACGTAGTAGAAAACACAAGAGCTGTGGAACCAAATTTTGCTGAACAAAGAAGAGAACAAGCTGAGCAAGCTCAAAGAGGTAACAAATGA
- a CDS encoding VanZ family protein, which produces MWKKLSLGLLIGYAFLILSETVLIRKPFEGEHIKLELFWSWRVWSVQQNQILTNVIMFVPVGVLAGWIWKWRGLWVAVGLSIIIEFLQLLTARGLCEIDDGIHNCIGALIGIGIVMLDKKISRVEEIK; this is translated from the coding sequence GTGTGGAAGAAGCTGAGCCTGGGGTTGTTGATAGGATATGCATTTCTCATCCTTTCTGAGACAGTCTTGATTCGGAAACCGTTTGAAGGTGAACACATAAAGCTCGAACTCTTCTGGTCGTGGAGGGTATGGAGCGTCCAGCAAAACCAGATCCTCACAAATGTGATCATGTTTGTGCCGGTTGGTGTTTTGGCTGGATGGATATGGAAATGGCGAGGGCTGTGGGTTGCAGTTGGATTGAGCATCATTATTGAATTCTTGCAACTTTTGACAGCGCGGGGCCTATGTGAGATTGATGATGGGATTCATAACTGTATTGGCGCTCTGATTGGTATTGGAATTGTGATGCTGGACAAGAAGATTTCAAGAGTTGAGGAAATCAAATGA
- a CDS encoding DegT/DnrJ/EryC1/StrS family aminotransferase, whose amino-acid sequence MDFLSDPRFAGIEKFDRKVWLSSPTMHGDEQRWVDEAIQTNWVSTVGANINEVEKEIASYIGIPHAVALSAGTAALHLAIKLTGEKLYGQPKVGHGTLEGKKVFCSDMTFDATVNPVAYEGGEAVFIDTERDTWNMDPEALEKAFKLYPEVRLIVVAHLYGTPGKVDEIRHIADAHGALIVEDAAESLGATYKGIQTGTFGDIGVISFNGNKIITGSSGGMLLTKSKEDADKARKWSTQSREAAAWYQHEELGYNYRMSNIIAGIVRGQIPYLDEHIEQKRNIYYRYKEGLKDLPVTMNPFDEQNSVPNYWLSCMLIDEEAMAPHIRGEQDELWKSEPSKSSPGEILAAIAAFNAEGRPIWKPMHMQPIYRTNPFVTVEGNGRGRTNAYIKGSGVDVGADIFRRGLCLPSDNKMTEEQQDRIIEIIYRCFR is encoded by the coding sequence ATGGACTTTTTATCAGATCCGAGATTTGCCGGTATCGAAAAGTTTGACCGGAAAGTATGGCTTTCCAGCCCTACCATGCATGGGGATGAACAGCGCTGGGTAGATGAAGCCATCCAGACCAACTGGGTTTCCACGGTCGGTGCAAATATCAACGAAGTGGAGAAGGAAATCGCTTCCTATATTGGCATCCCTCATGCTGTTGCACTATCTGCCGGCACAGCTGCACTGCACTTGGCAATCAAACTAACTGGCGAAAAACTCTACGGCCAGCCGAAGGTCGGCCACGGCACCCTGGAAGGAAAAAAAGTTTTCTGCTCGGATATGACATTCGACGCGACCGTCAATCCGGTTGCCTATGAAGGCGGTGAAGCCGTCTTCATCGATACCGAACGCGACACCTGGAACATGGATCCGGAAGCGCTGGAGAAAGCATTCAAACTCTATCCGGAAGTCCGCCTGATTGTAGTTGCCCACCTGTACGGAACGCCCGGAAAGGTGGACGAGATCCGCCATATCGCAGACGCCCACGGCGCCCTGATCGTGGAAGACGCTGCGGAAAGCCTGGGTGCCACCTACAAGGGCATCCAGACCGGCACTTTCGGTGATATCGGAGTTATCAGTTTCAACGGCAACAAGATAATCACCGGCTCCAGTGGCGGCATGCTGCTCACAAAAAGCAAGGAAGACGCTGACAAAGCCCGGAAATGGAGCACCCAGAGCCGGGAGGCTGCCGCCTGGTACCAGCACGAAGAACTGGGCTACAACTACCGGATGAGCAACATCATTGCCGGTATCGTCAGGGGTCAGATCCCATATCTGGATGAACACATTGAACAGAAACGAAATATCTATTACCGCTATAAGGAGGGTCTGAAAGACCTTCCGGTTACCATGAATCCATTCGATGAGCAGAACTCCGTCCCAAACTACTGGCTTTCCTGCATGCTGATTGATGAGGAGGCCATGGCACCCCATATTCGCGGGGAGCAGGATGAACTCTGGAAGAGCGAACCAAGTAAAAGCAGCCCCGGGGAGATCCTGGCAGCCATTGCGGCTTTCAATGCTGAAGGACGCCCTATCTGGAAGCCCATGCATATGCAGCCGATATACCGGACGAACCCCTTCGTCACAGTCGAGGGGAACGGCAGAGGACGCACAAATGCCTACATAAAGGGCTCTGGAGTGGACGTAGGAGCCGATATTTTCCGTAGAGGGTTGTGTCTTCCCAGCGATAACAAGATGACGGAAGAGCAGCAGGATCGGATTATTGAGATCATTTATCGGTGTTTTCGGTGA
- a CDS encoding nucleotidyltransferase family protein, which produces MKCVILAAGYATRMYPLTENFPKPLLEVGGKPILDWLVDDLSPAIEQFIVITNHKYAEHFRNWAKDKPTVTILDDGTETNETRLGAVKDIQFAIDQLNLKDDLLVIAGDNVLEFSLKSFVEYAKQAGTSCVMRYWEEDENKLHRAGVSEIDGEKLISFEEKPKEPKSHWCTPPFYFYSSKDVQKIQDAIEDGCATDAPGSLVAWMCQHSPMHSMVMPGRRFDIGDMASYQNVKDSYTGPTK; this is translated from the coding sequence CCTAAGCCACTCCTTGAGGTTGGCGGGAAGCCAATCCTGGACTGGCTTGTGGATGATCTTTCCCCGGCTATCGAGCAATTCATTGTGATCACCAACCATAAGTATGCAGAACATTTCAGGAACTGGGCTAAGGACAAACCCACCGTCACCATTCTGGATGACGGCACCGAAACCAATGAAACCCGCCTGGGAGCCGTGAAGGACATCCAGTTTGCTATTGATCAGCTGAATCTGAAGGACGATCTCCTCGTCATTGCCGGGGACAACGTTCTGGAGTTCAGCCTGAAAAGCTTTGTTGAGTATGCAAAGCAAGCTGGAACTTCCTGTGTTATGCGCTATTGGGAAGAAGACGAAAACAAACTTCACCGGGCTGGCGTTTCGGAAATAGACGGCGAGAAACTCATCAGCTTTGAGGAAAAGCCGAAGGAACCCAAGAGCCACTGGTGTACACCACCTTTCTATTTCTATTCTTCCAAAGATGTACAGAAGATTCAGGATGCTATCGAAGACGGGTGTGCAACGGATGCACCCGGAAGCCTGGTTGCCTGGATGTGCCAGCACAGCCCGATGCACTCCATGGTCATGCCGGGAAGACGCTTTGATATCGGTGACATGGCATCCTACCAGAATGTCAAGGACAGCTATACCGGCCCCACAAAGTAA